The Microcoleus sp. FACHB-672 sequence GCGCCCGAATCAGGATAGCAGTGATATTGTCGTGACCATTGTACTGATTAGCAAGATTGATCAGTTCACTAACTCCTTGTTCCAAACTAGCCTCATGACTAAGCAAGGGTTGTAGATGAGTGGAGCCGTGGGTTTCCAGCAAGTCATTATCCGTAAGTCCGTCTGATGCTAGGATCAGCAACGTGTCTTCGTTGAGTTCCAAAAACTGCACATCAGGATGAACAAAATCCTCATCTCGTGGCCCTAGGGCTTGGGTGAGTTGATAAGCGTCAGGGCGAGAGTAAGCAGTTTCAGGATCGATACCCCGTTTAATTTCCCGCTGACCGACTTCGTGATCGACGGTAACTTGCCTGAGTCCCTGCCGGCGGCTGAGACGGTAAAGCCGGCTATCTCCCACATGGGCGACCGCAACTTGGTTATCTTGTACTAACACCAATACTAAAGTAGTCCCCATCCGGCCACTGCCAGAACGGACTTCTTTTTGATTGACATCAAAAATAGCCTGGTTTGCCAGCAATACCGCCTCACGGATAGTTGCTTCGTTGGGGAGTTGGTCTTGCCAGTGAGTTTGAAAATATTGCCGCAAAGTTTCAACCGCTTGGGCGCTAGCAACCTCACCGCCAGCGTGTCCCCCCATGCCATCACAGAGAATATAAAGGCATCGGGCGCGAACTGCGCGGCCTAAAGGGCTTTCTATCGTAGAGATGTTCGTTACAATCCCGTAGCAGTCTTCATTGTGAGCGCGTTGCCGGCCTACATCTGTAGCACCGGCACTTTGGAGATTGACCAATTGCATAGGTAAAACCACCGTAGGCATATCTTCATCATCGTCATCGGCATCCACCGGCACAGGTGCAGATGATATTTCCATTTCCTCAGCAATCGCAACTAAACGACCGCGCAACTCTTCAACCGTCTGGATCACACCTTCCTTGCAATCTACCAGCAACTGGGTGATCGATCCCAATTGAGTGCGCTGGGATTGAGAAAATAACATCTGCCACAAGTCCCCTAAATCTGACAGCGGCAAGGAAACCTCAGATTTTTCACAATACAACCGTTGCAAACAGAGATTGCGATCCTCATTCACCCGGAGATTTGTCACCTCTAGCAGGCTTCGCTGGCAGTGCCAAGGTTCCAATGCCGCCCACAGTTCCGTCATTTCGTATAGCCAATGCAATAACTGGAGGGGAAGAATGTCATCATTGCCCCACTCCGCTAGCAGCAAAGGTAAATCCGAACGATCTTCCAGTAGCACCACTGTCTGGCCATTTTGCTGCCAAGCATCGTGAATGGCTGGCAAGTTAAGGTCAAACTGCGTCTGTAAGGCCAAATAAGGCTGAGCTGGCACAGGAACGGCTAAGTCAGCCAGGGTTGGGGTAATCGGGAGAGTGTCGCTAGTGGGCGCTGGTGGGGCCGCCGGCAGGCTAGTTTGAACTGCATCACCTGATCGAACCAGGGCAGCCAAAGGCGACATCTGGAAAGGCTGACAGTCTAGGACTTTTACCACCGTTTCAGCGGTGCCGGCCTGAATTTGCGGGAGAGATTTTAGGAGTTTGTAGCGTTGTTGAGGATCTAAATATTCCGAGGAGAGAACGAGCGTGCTTGCCTCTGAGTCATCTTCTGGCATTGGATCAGCGGCTTGTTGCAGGGGGTTAAGTGGCGGCACTTCTGCTGTTTCAGCGCTGGCGGTTTCGGGCGTAGGATTGATTGAATTCACCGGCTCAGGCACTGCTTCTGGGACGGTGGGTGTGGAGGTTGACTCGGTTGCTGGATCTGGAAACGATGAAGGAGGAAAGATTTCATTTTCCTCGATGTCGTTTATCGGTATTTCACTTTCCCATTCATCAATACCGGCATCAGTTGCCAATATTGGTTGTGGATCGCTGCCGATGACAAAACTTCCGGGCGCTTGGCTTGCCGCTAGAGGACTTGTTTCGGCACCACTGGGGGTGGGACTTGCAATGGGTGCAGAAGTCGCCGTTGCCGGTTTACCCCCCTC is a genomic window containing:
- a CDS encoding serine/threonine phosphatase yields the protein MLVCPQCQFENPNTNKFCQKCGTSLSHKNCSQCQSQVALNAQNCPNCGAEAGTVWLAIISTEGGKPATATSAPIASPTPSGAETSPLAASQAPGSFVIGSDPQPILATDAGIDEWESEIPINDIEENEIFPPSSFPDPATESTSTPTVPEAVPEPVNSINPTPETASAETAEVPPLNPLQQAADPMPEDDSEASTLVLSSEYLDPQQRYKLLKSLPQIQAGTAETVVKVLDCQPFQMSPLAALVRSGDAVQTSLPAAPPAPTSDTLPITPTLADLAVPVPAQPYLALQTQFDLNLPAIHDAWQQNGQTVVLLEDRSDLPLLLAEWGNDDILPLQLLHWLYEMTELWAALEPWHCQRSLLEVTNLRVNEDRNLCLQRLYCEKSEVSLPLSDLGDLWQMLFSQSQRTQLGSITQLLVDCKEGVIQTVEELRGRLVAIAEEMEISSAPVPVDADDDDEDMPTVVLPMQLVNLQSAGATDVGRQRAHNEDCYGIVTNISTIESPLGRAVRARCLYILCDGMGGHAGGEVASAQAVETLRQYFQTHWQDQLPNEATIREAVLLANQAIFDVNQKEVRSGSGRMGTTLVLVLVQDNQVAVAHVGDSRLYRLSRRQGLRQVTVDHEVGQREIKRGIDPETAYSRPDAYQLTQALGPRDEDFVHPDVQFLELNEDTLLILASDGLTDNDLLETHGSTHLQPLLSHEASLEQGVSELINLANQYNGHDNITAILIRALVQPSKREL